The proteins below are encoded in one region of Natranaerovirga hydrolytica:
- the rpoB gene encoding DNA-directed RNA polymerase subunit beta, translating to MEKNRIRPTKVGRGLRMTYSRQKEVLEMPNLIEVQKNSYKWFLEEGLKEVFEDISPIADYSGNLILEIVNFTLNEEEVKYTVAECKERDATYAAPLKVRVRLINKEKDEINEHEIFMGDLPLMTDTGTFVINGAERVIVSQLVRSPGIYYNINHDKVGKELYSATVIPNRGAWLEYETDSNDIFNVRVDRTRKVPITMLIRALGIGTDAEIKEIFGEEPKILASLEKDSTKSYEEGLIEIYKRVRPGEPPTVESAETLLNSMFFDPRRYDLAKVGRYKFNKKLSFKFRVRGFTLAEPVIASDTGELLAEEGETITEELAVNIQNSAVPYIWVNTEERKVKVLSNLFVDINEYIDVDPKKLGIYELVYYPALKELLEQFEDIDELKAELKKSVHKLIPKHITKEDILASINYNIHLEYGIGYKDDIDHLGNRRIRAVGELLQNQYRIGLSRMERVVRERMTIQDIEGVSPQTLINIRPVTAAVKEFFGSSQLSQFMDQPNPLAELTHKRRLSALGPGGLSRERAGFEVRDVHHSHYGRMCAVETPEGPNIGLINSLATYARINDYGFIEAPYRKIDKSGEEPIVTEDIVYLTADEEDNYNVAQANEPLDEEGRFVNKHVTGRHAEDIIDVDQNKIDLMDVSPKQVFSVATSMVPFLENDDANRALMGSNMQRQAVPLLTTEAPVVGTGMEYKTAVDSGVVVVARNPGVVEKASSKEIIIRTDEGQKDVYKIVKFSRSNQGTCINQRPIVFKGMKVEKGEVIADGPSTSQGELALGKNPLIAFMTWEGYNFEDAILISERLVQEDVYSSIHIEEYEAESRDTKLGPEEITRDVPGVGDEPLKDLDERGIIRIGAEVNSGDILVGKVTPKGETELTAEERLLRAIFGEKAREVRDTSLKVPHGESGIIVEVKVFSRSNGDELPPGVNQSVRVYIAKKRKISVGDKMAGRHGNKGVISRVLPAEDMPFLPNGKPLDIVLNPLGVPSRMNIGQVLEVHLGLAAKVLGMNIATPVFDGANEFDIMDTLDLANDYANMEWDAFNDKWQDILHPGVYEYLENNKDKRTEWAGVPVSRDGKIPLRDGRTGEFFESNVTVGYMHYLKLHHLVDDKIHARSTGPYSLVTQQPLGGKAQFGGQRFGEMEVWALEAYGAAYTLQEILTVKSDDVVGRVKTYEAIIKGDNVPEPGTPESFKVLLKELQSLALDIKVLKGDSTEIEIKESIEDLDDELSVNIEGKEDGYVESAPSLNQIVTNEENEENLFSDDDEDDEDVDIDLGKDFIITSEDDDSLFDDED from the coding sequence ATGGAGAAAAACAGGATTCGTCCTACGAAGGTTGGTAGAGGTCTAAGAATGACTTATTCTAGACAAAAAGAAGTGCTTGAAATGCCAAACCTAATTGAAGTTCAAAAAAACTCCTATAAATGGTTTTTGGAAGAAGGTTTGAAAGAAGTATTTGAAGATATTTCGCCAATAGCGGATTACAGTGGTAATCTAATACTTGAAATTGTGAACTTTACGCTTAATGAAGAAGAAGTTAAGTACACAGTTGCAGAGTGTAAAGAAAGGGATGCAACTTATGCAGCGCCTTTAAAAGTTAGAGTAAGGCTTATTAACAAGGAAAAAGACGAAATTAATGAACATGAAATTTTCATGGGCGACTTACCGCTTATGACAGATACGGGGACGTTTGTAATTAATGGGGCTGAAAGGGTTATTGTTAGTCAATTGGTTCGTTCACCAGGGATTTATTATAATATAAATCATGACAAAGTAGGTAAAGAATTATATTCAGCTACAGTCATACCTAATAGAGGTGCTTGGTTAGAATACGAAACAGATTCTAATGATATTTTTAATGTGCGTGTAGATAGAACAAGGAAAGTTCCTATTACAATGTTAATACGTGCATTAGGTATTGGAACCGATGCAGAAATCAAAGAGATTTTTGGAGAAGAACCTAAAATTCTAGCCAGTTTAGAAAAGGACAGTACGAAATCATATGAAGAAGGTTTAATAGAGATTTACAAACGTGTTAGACCAGGAGAACCACCAACGGTGGAGAGTGCTGAGACTTTACTAAACAGTATGTTTTTTGATCCTCGTAGATATGATCTAGCAAAAGTTGGTCGATATAAGTTCAATAAAAAACTATCTTTCAAATTTAGAGTAAGAGGATTTACTTTAGCAGAACCAGTTATAGCAAGTGACACAGGAGAATTGTTAGCAGAAGAAGGAGAGACTATTACAGAAGAATTAGCAGTTAATATTCAAAATAGTGCTGTTCCTTATATTTGGGTAAATACTGAAGAACGAAAAGTAAAGGTATTATCTAATTTATTTGTAGATATAAATGAATATATTGATGTTGATCCTAAGAAATTAGGGATATATGAACTGGTTTATTACCCTGCATTAAAAGAATTATTAGAACAATTCGAAGATATAGATGAATTAAAAGCAGAGCTTAAGAAAAGTGTACACAAATTGATACCAAAGCACATTACAAAAGAAGATATCTTAGCATCTATTAATTACAATATTCATCTCGAATATGGTATAGGATACAAAGACGATATTGATCACTTAGGTAATAGAAGAATTCGTGCTGTTGGAGAATTGTTACAAAACCAATATCGAATTGGTTTGTCAAGAATGGAACGTGTGGTTAGAGAACGTATGACCATTCAAGATATTGAAGGTGTATCACCACAAACCCTTATTAACATTAGACCAGTAACAGCTGCTGTCAAAGAATTCTTTGGTAGTTCACAGTTGTCTCAATTTATGGATCAACCGAACCCCTTAGCAGAGTTAACACATAAAAGACGTTTGTCTGCTTTAGGACCTGGTGGTTTATCAAGAGAGAGAGCTGGTTTTGAAGTGCGTGACGTTCATCATTCTCATTATGGAAGAATGTGTGCTGTTGAAACGCCAGAGGGTCCAAATATTGGACTAATCAACTCATTAGCTACTTATGCTAGAATTAATGATTATGGATTTATTGAAGCGCCATATAGAAAAATAGACAAATCAGGAGAAGAGCCAATTGTAACGGAAGACATTGTGTATTTAACAGCTGATGAAGAAGATAATTACAATGTTGCACAAGCAAATGAGCCTCTTGATGAAGAAGGTAGATTTGTAAATAAACATGTTACAGGTCGCCATGCAGAAGACATTATTGATGTAGATCAAAATAAAATAGATTTAATGGACGTTTCTCCAAAGCAAGTGTTTTCTGTTGCAACGTCAATGGTACCTTTCTTAGAAAATGATGATGCCAACCGTGCATTAATGGGATCAAACATGCAGCGTCAAGCAGTGCCATTGCTAACAACAGAAGCGCCAGTTGTAGGAACGGGAATGGAATATAAAACAGCTGTGGATTCAGGCGTAGTTGTTGTTGCTAGAAACCCAGGTGTGGTAGAAAAAGCTTCATCAAAAGAAATAATTATTAGAACAGATGAAGGACAAAAAGATGTTTACAAAATTGTAAAATTCTCAAGAAGTAATCAAGGAACATGTATTAACCAAAGGCCAATTGTATTTAAAGGGATGAAAGTGGAAAAAGGCGAAGTTATTGCTGATGGACCATCAACATCACAAGGTGAGTTGGCGTTAGGTAAAAACCCATTGATTGCATTTATGACTTGGGAAGGATATAACTTTGAAGATGCTATCTTAATCAGTGAAAGATTGGTACAAGAAGATGTTTATTCATCTATTCATATAGAAGAGTACGAAGCAGAATCAAGAGATACAAAATTAGGACCAGAAGAAATTACAAGAGATGTACCAGGTGTAGGTGATGAGCCTCTTAAAGATTTAGATGAAAGAGGTATTATTCGTATCGGTGCGGAAGTGAATTCTGGTGATATTCTAGTGGGTAAAGTGACGCCAAAAGGTGAAACAGAATTAACAGCAGAAGAAAGACTTTTAAGAGCTATATTTGGTGAAAAGGCTAGAGAAGTAAGAGATACGTCTTTAAAAGTGCCTCACGGTGAATCCGGTATTATTGTAGAAGTGAAAGTGTTTTCTAGATCAAATGGCGATGAATTACCACCAGGTGTTAACCAATCTGTTAGAGTTTATATCGCTAAAAAAAGAAAGATCTCTGTTGGTGATAAAATGGCAGGTAGACATGGTAACAAAGGTGTTATCTCTAGGGTTTTACCAGCAGAAGATATGCCGTTTTTACCAAATGGCAAACCACTTGATATCGTGCTTAACCCATTAGGGGTTCCATCACGTATGAACATAGGTCAGGTATTAGAAGTCCATTTAGGATTAGCAGCTAAAGTACTTGGTATGAATATTGCTACCCCAGTATTTGATGGTGCAAATGAGTTTGACATAATGGATACGTTAGACTTAGCCAATGACTATGCCAATATGGAATGGGATGCATTTAATGATAAATGGCAAGATATTCTACATCCAGGTGTGTATGAGTATCTAGAAAATAATAAAGATAAAAGAACAGAATGGGCAGGTGTACCTGTTAGCAGAGATGGTAAAATACCACTTAGAGATGGACGCACAGGCGAATTCTTTGAAAGTAATGTAACTGTAGGGTATATGCATTACTTGAAATTACATCACTTAGTAGATGACAAGATTCATGCTCGTTCAACAGGACCTTATTCATTAGTCACACAACAACCATTAGGTGGTAAAGCTCAATTTGGTGGACAAAGATTTGGAGAAATGGAAGTTTGGGCCCTTGAAGCTTATGGAGCTGCGTATACTTTACAAGAAATACTAACAGTAAAATCCGATGATGTAGTCGGACGTGTAAAAACGTATGAAGCGATTATAAAAGGTGATAATGTACCAGAGCCAGGAACTCCGGAATCCTTTAAAGTTTTACTAAAAGAACTTCAATCTTTAGCTCTTGACATAAAAGTATTAAAAGGCGATTCAACTGAAATAGAAATAAAAGAAAGCATTGAAGATTTAGACGATGAATTGTCCGTTAATATAGAAGGTAAAGAAGATGGATATGTTGAATCTGCACCAAGCTTAAATCAAATCGTTACAAATGAAGAAAACGAAGAAAATTTATTTAGCGATGATGATGAAGATGACGAAGATGTGGATATAGATTTAGGTAAAGACTTTATCATCACATCAGAAGACGACGATTCACTATTCGATGATGAAGATTAG
- the rpoC gene encoding DNA-directed RNA polymerase subunit beta' produces MPAGNLDQAINFDAIRIGLSSPERIREWSRGEVKKPETINYRTLKPEKEGLFCEKIFGPSKDWECHCGKYKKIRYKGVVCDRCGVEVTKSKVRRERMGHIELAAPVSHIWYFKGIPSRMGLILDISPRVLEKVLYFASYIVLDPADTSLQYKQILTEKEYRDAYDKYGNQFRVGMGAEAIKEVLSRIDLAKESKELKKGLKEATGQKRARIIKRLEVVEAFRNSDNNPEWMILSVIPVIPPDLRPMVQLDGGRFATSDLNDLYRRVINRNNRLERLLDLGAPDIIVRNEKRMLQEAVDALIDNGRRGRPVTGPGNRPLKSLSDMLKGKQGRFRQNLLGKRVDYSGRSVIVVGPELKIYQCGLPKEMAIELFKPFVMKKLVFDGLAHNIKSAKKMVERLQPEVWDVLEEVIKDHPVMLNRAPTLHRLGIQAFEPVLVEGKAIKLHPLVCSAYNADFDGDQMAVHVPLSVEAQAECRFLLLSPNNLLKPSDGAPVAVPSQDMVLGIYYLTLEKEGEKGEGKYFKDANEAILAYDNGEVTLHTKVNVKRTMTIEGQKQSKFIQTTVGRLIFNEAIPQDLGFIDRSNPENLFDLEINFLVGKKELQKILGKCINTHGSTATAEFLDRIKGLGFKFSTRGAITVSVSDMEVPESKPAILKEAEATVEKITKQFRRGLLTDEERYNKVIQTWKEADDKITKALLSGLDKHNNIFMMADSGARGSDKQIKQLAGMRGLMANTSGHTFELPIKSNFREGLDVLEYFNSAHGARKGLADTALRTADSGYLTRRLVDVSQDVIIREADCAETNEIEVPGLEVKAFKDGAEIIESLEERITGRYAVDDVVDPKTKEVIVKANKIITVSRAAKIIGAGIDKVKIRTVLTCRSKVGVCAKCYGANMATALPVQVGESVGIIAAQSIGEPGTQLTMRTFHTGGIAGEDITQGLPRVEEIFEARKPKGLAIIAEFAGTVAIKDTKKKREVIITNNETGESKAYLIPYGSRIKVQEGDILEPGDELTEGSINPHDILAIKGVRSVQDYMIKEVQNVYRLQGVEISDKHIEVIVRQMLKKIRVENNGDAEFLPGTLVDRLEFENTNMDLKDQGLEEAEGNQVLLGITKASLATDSFLSAASFQETTKVLTEAAIKGKVDELIGLKENVIIGKLIPAGTGMSRYRDVGIDKEVYDSEVEEETEIELESI; encoded by the coding sequence ATGCCAGCTGGTAATTTAGATCAAGCAATTAATTTTGATGCTATTCGTATTGGTTTATCCTCTCCAGAAAGAATTAGAGAGTGGTCTCGAGGAGAAGTTAAAAAACCAGAAACAATTAACTATAGAACGTTAAAGCCTGAAAAAGAAGGGCTATTTTGTGAAAAGATATTTGGACCAAGTAAAGACTGGGAATGTCATTGTGGTAAATACAAAAAAATAAGATACAAAGGTGTGGTTTGTGACCGTTGTGGTGTTGAGGTTACAAAATCAAAAGTAAGAAGAGAGAGAATGGGGCATATAGAATTAGCTGCCCCAGTATCTCATATATGGTATTTTAAAGGTATACCCAGTCGAATGGGCCTTATTCTTGATATTTCACCAAGAGTATTAGAAAAAGTATTATACTTTGCTTCTTATATCGTACTAGACCCTGCAGACACCAGTTTACAATATAAGCAAATCCTTACTGAAAAAGAATATAGAGACGCTTATGATAAATATGGAAATCAATTTAGAGTCGGTATGGGTGCAGAGGCTATCAAAGAAGTTCTTTCTCGCATTGATTTAGCAAAAGAGTCAAAAGAGCTGAAAAAAGGATTAAAAGAAGCAACAGGGCAAAAAAGAGCAAGAATTATTAAACGTTTAGAAGTCGTAGAAGCATTTAGAAATTCAGATAACAACCCAGAATGGATGATATTATCTGTTATACCTGTTATTCCACCGGACTTAAGACCAATGGTACAATTAGATGGTGGACGATTTGCAACTTCGGACCTTAATGATTTATACAGAAGAGTTATTAATAGAAATAACCGTCTAGAAAGATTATTAGACCTTGGAGCACCAGATATTATTGTTAGAAATGAAAAAAGAATGCTTCAGGAAGCTGTGGATGCATTGATTGATAATGGTAGAAGAGGAAGACCTGTTACAGGTCCAGGAAACCGTCCATTAAAATCATTATCAGATATGCTAAAAGGTAAACAAGGACGATTCAGACAAAACTTACTAGGAAAACGTGTGGATTATTCAGGACGTTCCGTTATTGTAGTAGGACCAGAACTTAAAATATATCAATGTGGCTTACCAAAAGAAATGGCAATTGAATTATTTAAGCCTTTTGTTATGAAAAAATTAGTATTTGATGGATTGGCTCATAACATAAAATCAGCTAAAAAAATGGTTGAAAGGTTACAACCAGAAGTATGGGATGTCTTAGAGGAAGTTATAAAAGATCACCCTGTTATGTTAAATCGTGCCCCAACCCTTCACCGTTTAGGAATTCAAGCCTTTGAACCTGTCTTAGTGGAAGGTAAAGCAATTAAATTGCATCCATTAGTATGTTCAGCGTACAATGCTGACTTTGATGGTGACCAAATGGCGGTACACGTGCCTTTATCCGTTGAAGCACAAGCGGAGTGTAGATTTTTACTGTTATCACCTAATAACTTGTTAAAGCCTTCAGACGGTGCACCTGTAGCAGTGCCATCTCAAGATATGGTTTTAGGAATTTATTACTTAACTCTTGAAAAAGAAGGAGAAAAAGGTGAAGGCAAATATTTTAAAGATGCAAATGAAGCAATCTTAGCTTATGACAATGGTGAAGTGACTTTACACACAAAAGTGAATGTAAAAAGAACAATGACAATAGAGGGTCAAAAGCAATCGAAATTTATTCAAACAACTGTAGGACGGTTGATTTTTAATGAAGCCATACCTCAAGATTTAGGGTTTATTGATAGAAGCAACCCAGAGAATCTATTTGATTTAGAAATAAACTTTCTTGTGGGTAAAAAAGAACTACAAAAAATATTGGGCAAATGTATCAACACACATGGCTCAACGGCAACGGCCGAATTCTTAGATAGAATTAAAGGATTAGGTTTTAAATTCTCCACAAGAGGAGCGATTACGGTATCTGTATCTGATATGGAAGTGCCTGAAAGCAAGCCAGCAATATTAAAAGAAGCGGAAGCAACTGTTGAAAAAATCACTAAACAATTCCGTCGTGGTTTATTAACAGATGAAGAACGTTATAATAAAGTCATACAAACTTGGAAAGAAGCAGATGATAAGATTACAAAAGCTCTTCTTTCTGGGCTTGACAAACACAATAATATATTTATGATGGCTGACTCAGGAGCTCGTGGTTCTGATAAGCAGATTAAGCAGTTAGCAGGCATGCGTGGTCTTATGGCAAATACATCAGGACACACATTTGAATTACCGATTAAATCTAACTTTAGAGAAGGTCTAGACGTACTTGAGTACTTTAACTCCGCTCATGGTGCTAGAAAAGGTCTTGCAGATACAGCGCTTCGTACAGCTGACTCTGGATACTTAACAAGACGTCTAGTGGATGTGTCTCAAGATGTCATCATAAGAGAAGCAGATTGTGCAGAAACAAATGAAATTGAAGTTCCAGGCTTAGAAGTAAAAGCGTTTAAAGATGGAGCAGAAATTATTGAAAGTTTAGAAGAAAGAATTACAGGAAGATATGCCGTAGATGATGTAGTCGATCCAAAAACAAAAGAAGTGATTGTTAAAGCTAATAAAATTATAACCGTAAGTAGAGCGGCTAAGATTATTGGGGCAGGTATTGATAAAGTAAAAATAAGAACTGTATTAACTTGTCGTTCAAAAGTGGGTGTGTGTGCAAAATGTTACGGTGCTAACATGGCAACAGCATTACCGGTTCAAGTTGGAGAATCTGTGGGTATTATTGCGGCACAATCCATTGGAGAACCCGGTACACAGCTTACAATGAGAACCTTCCATACAGGTGGTATTGCAGGAGAAGACATCACACAAGGTTTACCTCGTGTTGAAGAGATTTTTGAAGCAAGAAAACCTAAAGGTCTAGCAATTATTGCTGAGTTTGCTGGAACGGTAGCTATAAAAGATACGAAGAAAAAACGAGAAGTTATTATAACCAATAATGAAACTGGCGAATCAAAAGCATACTTGATTCCATATGGCTCAAGAATAAAAGTCCAAGAAGGCGACATTCTAGAACCTGGAGATGAGTTAACTGAAGGTAGCATTAATCCACATGACATTCTTGCAATTAAAGGTGTAAGAAGTGTTCAAGACTATATGATTAAAGAAGTTCAAAATGTATACAGACTTCAAGGTGTGGAGATTAGTGACAAACATATAGAAGTTATTGTCAGACAAATGCTTAAGAAGATCAGAGTTGAAAATAACGGTGATGCAGAATTCTTACCAGGGACATTAGTAGATCGTTTAGAATTTGAAAATACAAATATGGATCTTAAGGACCAAGGCTTAGAAGAAGCAGAAGGCAACCAAGTTTTACTTGGAATTACAAAAGCATCATTAGCAACAGATTCCTTCTTATCAGCAGCATCTTTCCAAGAAACAACAAAAGTCTTAACAGAGGCAGCGATTAAAGGTAAAGTTGATGAACTGATAGGACTAAAAGAAAATGTTATTATTGGTAAATTAATACCAGCTGGAACAGGAATGTCACGTTACAGAGATGTAGGAATTGACAAAGAAGTTTACGATTCAGAAGTAGAAGAAGAAACTGAAATTGAATTAGAAAGCATATAA
- a CDS encoding ribosomal L7Ae/L30e/S12e/Gadd45 family protein produces the protein MHNITNGPKVIGTKQTLRALNKGIVETIYVAKDAQKQITLRAQELAQSQDVPIVFIDSMEELAKACHVEVKTATAALIKN, from the coding sequence ATGCACAATATTACCAATGGTCCTAAAGTAATAGGGACCAAACAAACCTTAAGAGCTCTCAATAAAGGTATCGTTGAAACAATATATGTAGCAAAAGACGCACAAAAACAAATTACTTTAAGAGCTCAAGAGTTAGCCCAAAGCCAAGATGTTCCAATTGTATTTATAGATTCAATGGAAGAACTTGCTAAGGCATGTCATGTAGAAGTTAAAACAGCAACCGCAGCACTTATCAAAAACTAG
- the rpsL gene encoding 30S ribosomal protein S12, translating into MPTFNQLVRKGRKTVKKKSTAPALQKGFNSLHKKSTNISAPHKRGVCTAVKTATPKKPNSALRKIARVRLSNGIEVTGYIPGEGHNLQEHSVVLIRGGRVKDLPGARYHIVRGSLDTAGVADRKQGRSKYGAKRPKK; encoded by the coding sequence ATGCCAACGTTTAATCAATTAGTAAGAAAAGGTAGAAAGACTGTTAAGAAAAAATCTACTGCTCCTGCACTTCAAAAAGGGTTTAACTCTTTACACAAGAAGTCAACAAATATCTCAGCACCACATAAAAGAGGTGTTTGTACAGCAGTAAAAACAGCGACACCTAAAAAACCTAACTCAGCGCTTCGTAAGATTGCCAGAGTTCGTTTGTCTAACGGTATTGAAGTAACAGGTTATATCCCAGGTGAAGGTCACAACTTACAAGAGCATAGTGTTGTTCTTATAAGAGGTGGTAGGGTAAAAGACTTACCAGGTGCTAGATACCACATCGTTAGAGGTTCATTAGATACAGCTGGAGTAGCTGATCGTAAACAAGGAAGATCAAAATACGGAGCAAAACGACCTAAAAAATAA
- the rpsG gene encoding 30S ribosomal protein S7, producing MPRKGHIQKRDVLPDPVYNNKVITKLINNIMMDGKRGKAQKIVYGALDQVSESTGKEAMEVFQEALNNIMPVLEVKARRVGGATYQVPMEVRPDRRQTLALRWMTLYSRQRGEKTMIERLAAEISDAANNTGGSVKKKEDMHKMAEANKAFAHYKW from the coding sequence GTGCCACGTAAAGGACATATTCAAAAAAGAGATGTATTACCAGATCCAGTATACAATAACAAAGTTATTACAAAGTTAATTAACAACATTATGATGGATGGTAAAAGAGGAAAAGCTCAAAAAATAGTATATGGTGCATTAGACCAAGTGTCTGAATCAACAGGCAAAGAAGCTATGGAAGTATTCCAAGAGGCTTTAAATAATATTATGCCAGTTCTAGAAGTAAAAGCTAGACGTGTTGGTGGAGCAACTTATCAAGTACCAATGGAAGTAAGACCAGATAGAAGACAAACATTGGCGCTACGTTGGATGACTTTATATTCAAGACAACGTGGAGAAAAAACAATGATTGAACGTCTTGCAGCTGAGATTTCAGATGCAGCTAATAACACAGGCGGATCAGTAAAGAAAAAAGAAGATATGCACAAAATGGCAGAAGCGAACAAAGCATTTGCTCATTACAAATGGTAA
- the fusA gene encoding elongation factor G, producing the protein MSGRQFPLKRTRNIGIMAHIDAGKTTLTERILFYTGRSHKIGESHEGTATMDWMEQEQERGITITSAATTCSWLDNRVNIIDTPGHVDFTVEVERSLRVLDSAVGVFCAKGGVEPQSETVWRQADKYQVPRMAFVNKMDIMGANFFNAVEMMKDRLGANAVPIQLPIGKEDDFTGIVDLIGMKAYIYKDDLGQEIVEEDIPADLQDQAEEYRLAMVEAIAETDEELMMKYLEGEELEIDELKAALRKATINVEIIPVMCGSAYKNKGVQKLLDAVIEYMPAPVDIPPIQGVLPDSEESDERPSSDEEPFSALAFKIMADPFVGKLAFFRVYSGTVNAGSYVLNSTKNKKERLGRILQMHANKREEIETVYSGDIAAAIGLKVTTTGDTLCDEKAPIILESMEFPEPVISVAIEPKTKASQEKMGIALAKLAEEDPTFRTFTDEETGQTIIEGMGELHLDIIVDRLLREFKVEANVGEPQVAYKESITKPVEVEGKFIRQSGGRGQYGHCKVKFEPIDVNSEDTYEFVNSVVGGSIPKEYVPAVDEGIREAMLTGNIAGYPVLGIKANCYDGSYHDVDSSEMAFKIAGSMAFKEAMKKGDSTLVEPIMKVDVVVPEEYMGDVIGDINSRRGRIEGMESRNGAQLVKGFVPLSEMFGYATDLRSKSQGRGNYSMQFDHYEPVPKSIQDKIVNSRTKAD; encoded by the coding sequence TTGTCAGGCAGACAATTCCCACTAAAAAGGACTAGAAATATTGGTATAATGGCACACATTGACGCTGGAAAGACAACATTAACGGAACGTATCTTATTTTATACTGGCCGTAGTCATAAAATTGGTGAAAGTCACGAAGGTACAGCAACTATGGACTGGATGGAACAAGAGCAAGAAAGAGGTATTACAATTACTTCTGCTGCAACAACTTGTTCTTGGTTAGATAATAGAGTTAACATTATTGATACACCAGGCCATGTTGACTTTACTGTAGAGGTTGAGCGTTCTTTACGTGTTTTAGACAGTGCAGTAGGTGTTTTTTGTGCCAAAGGTGGAGTAGAACCACAATCTGAAACTGTATGGCGTCAAGCTGATAAATACCAAGTACCAAGAATGGCATTTGTTAATAAAATGGACATTATGGGTGCAAACTTTTTCAACGCAGTTGAGATGATGAAAGATAGATTAGGTGCTAACGCAGTGCCAATTCAATTACCAATTGGTAAGGAAGATGATTTTACTGGTATTGTAGACTTAATCGGAATGAAAGCATATATCTACAAAGATGATTTAGGTCAAGAAATTGTAGAAGAAGATATTCCAGCGGATTTACAAGATCAAGCAGAAGAATATCGCTTAGCAATGGTAGAAGCAATAGCTGAAACTGATGAAGAGCTTATGATGAAATATCTTGAAGGTGAAGAGCTTGAGATAGATGAATTAAAAGCAGCACTTAGAAAAGCAACGATTAATGTTGAAATTATCCCAGTTATGTGTGGATCTGCATACAAAAACAAAGGGGTACAAAAATTATTAGATGCAGTTATAGAATATATGCCAGCTCCAGTGGATATCCCACCAATTCAAGGGGTATTACCAGACAGTGAAGAATCTGATGAAAGACCATCATCTGATGAAGAACCTTTCTCAGCATTGGCATTTAAAATTATGGCTGACCCATTCGTTGGTAAGTTAGCATTCTTTAGAGTGTATTCAGGAACAGTAAATGCTGGTTCATATGTATTAAACTCAACAAAAAATAAAAAAGAACGTTTAGGCCGTATTCTTCAAATGCATGCCAACAAAAGAGAAGAAATTGAAACAGTATATTCAGGAGACATTGCAGCAGCAATTGGTTTGAAAGTTACAACAACAGGGGATACTTTATGTGATGAGAAAGCACCAATTATCTTAGAATCAATGGAATTCCCAGAACCAGTTATCTCTGTAGCAATTGAACCAAAAACAAAAGCAAGTCAAGAAAAAATGGGTATTGCTTTAGCAAAACTTGCTGAAGAAGATCCAACGTTTAGAACATTTACTGACGAAGAAACTGGGCAAACAATTATCGAAGGTATGGGTGAGCTTCACTTAGATATCATCGTAGACCGTTTGTTACGTGAATTCAAGGTAGAAGCAAACGTAGGTGAACCACAAGTTGCTTACAAAGAGTCAATTACTAAACCAGTTGAAGTTGAAGGTAAATTCATTAGACAATCTGGTGGACGTGGACAATATGGACACTGTAAAGTTAAGTTTGAGCCAATTGACGTTAACTCAGAAGATACTTATGAATTCGTTAACTCAGTTGTTGGTGGTAGTATTCCAAAAGAATATGTACCAGCTGTAGATGAAGGAATTAGAGAAGCTATGTTAACAGGTAACATTGCTGGATATCCAGTATTAGGTATTAAAGCGAATTGTTACGATGGTTCATACCATGATGTTGACTCATCTGAAATGGCATTTAAAATTGCAGGATCAATGGCATTTAAAGAAGCTATGAAAAAAGGTGACTCTACACTAGTTGAACCAATTATGAAAGTTGATGTAGTTGTACCTGAAGAATACATGGGAGACGTTATTGGAGACATTAACTCTCGTCGTGGTCGTATTGAAGGTATGGAGTCTAGAAATGGTGCACAACTTGTAAAAGGGTTTGTTCCTTTATCTGAAATGTTTGGATATGCAACTGACTTACGTTCAAAATCTCAAGGTAGAGGTAACTACTCAATGCAATTTGATCATTATGAGCCTGTACCAAAGAGTATCCAAGACAAAATAGTTAATAGCAGAACAAAAGCAGATTAA